A region of the Aethina tumida isolate Nest 87 chromosome 3, icAetTumi1.1, whole genome shotgun sequence genome:
ttgttttgcccTTTTTGCACTAACAATCTCGTTCCActgacttaaaattaaatacttgaaTAGGTTGACGCGGACATTTACaacagtttatatttttgataagacTTTTCAAATTGTGCTTCGGTATCAGCCGGATCCTTTGATAATCTGTAGGATTATTGAGCGTCACCCTCGCCCAATCTCCGACCCGCTCCTTAAACAAATTCCTGTGTCCACCCTCCCTGACCCTCATGAGCTTGACGGGCCCAATAAGGACGCGTTCCTGTCCGTGACACGTCTGAAAGATCGGTCGTTGTGCGCCACATTCGACATGCTGGAGATGTTGGTCTCCTTGCGAGTTCATCTGGCAAGGTTGCGCCTCCGAATCGGTAGATCCACGGCTCGACACGTTACTGCAGAATATTTCTTCCGTTGAGTCGTATTGTTGGGGCGATTCGACTGTCACGCGTTTCGACGACACCGAACACGACTTTTGTTTCGTCGGGCTGCCAATCTCGCCCGATTGATTTTGTGTGTAGCAATATTTTTCCACCTTTCTTGGCGGTTCGCTTGTGCAACAGGATTTCTCCA
Encoded here:
- the LOC109596318 gene encoding uncharacterized protein LOC109596318, whose translation is MNFNKTPECPNYLNYFYNDPPPKPRKVKCPAEESEEKVVKKKCTDTVQRCKSQSKRKEPKPQKFNLFEPRPQVPTYDRLCSTSSETQFQQRRVHYLDQATTCQRVAGDCDHEKSSSTTPVQQPKQGVEKSCCTVEWPSQPVEKSCCTSEPPRKVEKYCYTQNQSGEIGSPTKQKSCSVSSKRVTVESPQQYDSTEEIFCSNVSSRGSTDSEAQPCQMNSQGDQHLQHVECGAQRPIFQTCHGQERVLIGPVKLMRVREGGHRNLFKERVGDWARVTLNNPTDYQRIRLIPKHNLKSLIKNINCCKCPRQPIQVFNFKSVERDC